A single Garra rufa chromosome 9, GarRuf1.0, whole genome shotgun sequence DNA region contains:
- the ptpn23a gene encoding tyrosine-protein phosphatase non-receptor type 23: protein MEAVPRMPMIWLDLKEAGEFQFSPTVKQFILKNYGEDPDNYNEQLKKLEQLRQSAVNVTRDFEGCSTLRKYFGQLHYLQSRVPLGLGQEAAVPISWTEIFSGKTVTHEDICYEQACILYNLGALHSMLGAMDNRVSEEGMKVSCTHFQCSAGAFTYLRDHFSHNFSVDMSHQILNLNINLMLGQAQECLLEKSMLDNRKSFLVARISAQVVDYYKEACRALENSETASMLGKIQKDWKKLVQMKIYYFAAIAHLHMGKQAEEQQKFGERVAYLQSSIDKLNEAIKLAKGQPDSVQEALRFTMDVIGGKFNSAKKDNDFIYHESVPALETLTSVKGAPLVKALPVNPTDPSVTGPDIFAKLVPMSAHEASSLYSEEKAKLLRIVMSKIDSRNETLEQFMDSLGLDPESVDNMEMYNTLPSVLMEKCAALSVRPDTVKNLIQSMQVLSGVFTDVEASLREIRDVLDEDEAEERSLEEAAGKQAVPERPPALAELRRDLEKYLEAHEKASFTNTELHRAMNLHISNLRLLGGPLDTLREALPRPQLSEDEMAGLQTMKRILGKVQEMREQRSSLEKQLRDLIQQDDITASLVTTNRADMKKVFEEQLRKYGQVKLYLDQNLTAQENILKALTEANVQYATVRKGLAETEHKWNSTVQMLVASYEAYEDLMKKSQEGKEFYEDLETKASRLLEKAKTVCKARKEERQALMEKELKKKAPQRPTAPKPPPKKGQSVDPANFDDPELAELSAAILALGGDLPEELRSLPPELTIPPSGHPAASSILRWPGANSSLLYTQPRFPPNLPPPEVLAQISRFPKLSQSFSHSLPQHPLAQQQFPQLPNPQVLPPPSVSGYCPPSSQNQPGPPVTPVRPSTTTVDSVQTPIPSYSPASVQAVMPPLGQHQSMPPVSSVYAAPPQMTPHVQYMQQPVAPIRQPPQAMPGPHPQHQPQQVFAQQGSHSQPQSFYPPVPTQQQMPRPLPGPQPPQHTQPQFPQYIAQVRQPGAPNFHQPQIQGQFGAPATHMQPHQGYPPVSFVPKSQTPQVNTVPPGQMPHPGISPQMPPSSQPVSMPHLAHVNQQMPPSSQPVPSMSMPHLAHVNQQIPPSSQPVPSGSMPHLAHVSQQIPPASQPQTAPINQLPRAPHPQIPPSSHHLGPAPHMQIPPASKQMPPPQQPQMHAPSTHMSPSSHPQMPAVSQPLSHCPQSQIIPTHQPNQQPAYPAVPLRPTVPVQPHGPLSSQIQMHPSTPSQHLNHPHPQIPPQSCPPALPHNIYKPQPTIPSSSVPLSFPGGVPMVSNQSVAPLQPQSQPPTSQPLAPQQLPGGPISYAVPQSGNIAPGPMQHPVAAAPPGPQSMIPPSSGAPGAPQPHVLPSPAPSPSPSPGPPSLGIVTQRPSPALTPVGGATLPQSSVQAPTPTGPMTPSDSTLFQRQNSSTDDLLSSSPESQHGGTKDTANVLLPTKADPQEEHHRKKAEGVRLIQGDPYQAPERVSKLSAQLGRFKSTVQSLERPTWEGGLSKLDAQWKELQEQQEKDTRQLSIAIARCYTMKNRHQDVMPYDCNRVVLHSGKDDYINASFIEDLSPYCPRLIATQAPLTGTAADFWLMVYEQKVSVIVMLVSEQELEKQKVLPYFPSERGQQLAQGPITLTLTTQKSTPTHIERMIGLQYRDQSLRRTVVHLQFTSWPELGLPESKSNLIRFIQEVHGHYLLQRPLHTPVVVHCSSGVGRTGAFCLLYAALQEIEAGNDIPDLIQVVRKMRQQRKNMLQEKLHLKFCYEAVLKHTEQVLQRHGIITSPCTSTPNNIALKSYSRQESQDIVLGGDMPISSIQATVAKLSIRPPSVDHEQEPGQDQMPSMSEVANTAEPDPTDMSLQPSQEPLCYEAMPDSISPPLSCTSSPGKTKSPSPPTGQGNGFTGSTPASPVSNHHPSIEAVPRAPSPPTSSSLDLLASLTPEAFTMDSAHRGKQRFNKQSFLQPQEGKGLQGPPEGDDPLSSLDPLWTLNKS from the exons TTTATACTGAAGAACTACGGTGAGGATCCTGACAATTATAATGAGCAGCTGAAGAAACTGGAGCAACTGAGACAG AGTGCTGTGAATGTCACACGAGACTTTGAGGGCTGCAGCACCTTAAGGAAATATTTCGGACAACTACACTATCTTCAGAGTCGTGTGCCTTTAGGATTGGGGCAGGAAGCTGCTGTTCCCATTTCCTG GACAGAGATATTTTCTGGGAAGACAGTGACCCATGAGGACATCTGCTATGAGCAGGCTTGCATCCTTTATAATTTGG GAGCTCTCCATTCAATGTTGGGAGCCATGGACAACAGGGTGTCTGAAGAG GGAATGAAAGTATCTTGCACACACTTCCAGTGCTCGGCTGGAGCGTTCACCTATCTGAGAGACCACTTCAGCCACAACTTCAGTGTGGACATGAGTCACCAGATCCTCAATCTCAACATCAACCTAATGCTG GGTCAGGCCCAAGAGTGCCTGTTGGAAAAATCTATGTTGGACAACAGAAAGAGCTTTCTCGTCGCTCGGATAAGTGCCCAG GTGGTGGACTATTACAAAGAGGCATGCAGAGCTCTGGAGAACTCAGAAACAGCATCAATGTTAGGAAAGATACAGAAAGACTGGAAGAAATTAGTGCAAATGAAGATTTACTACTTTGCTGCAATTGCTCAT TTGCACATGGGGAAACAGGCTGAAGAGCAGCAGAAGTTTGGAGAGAGG GTTGCATACCTTCAAAGCTCAATAGACAAACTAAACGAGGCAATTAAGCTGGCTAAGGGTCAGCCAGACAGTGTTCAGGAAGCTCTTAGATTTACCATGGATGTCATTGGGGGAAA GTTTAATTCTGCCAAAAAAGACAATGACTTTATTTACCATGAATCTGTACCAGCTCTGGAGACACTAACGTCAGTGAAAG GAGCCCCACTGGTGAAAGCTTTGCCTGTAAACCCTACAGACCCCAGTGTCACTGGCCCAGACATTTTTGCAAAACTGGTGCCCATGTCTGCCCATGAGGCCTCCTCTCTTTACAG TGAAGAAAAGGCCAAGCTGCTAAGGATTGTCATGTCAAAAATAGACAGCAGGAATGAGACACTAGA ACAGTTCATGGACTCTCTCGGTCTGGACCCAGAGTCAGTAGACAATATGGAGATGTATAATACCCTTCCTTCTGTGCTGATGGAAAAATGTGCTGCGTTGAGTGTGAGACCTGATACTGTAAAAAACCTAATTCAGTCAATGCAGG TCCTTTCAGGTGTGTTCACCGATGTAGAAGCCTCTCTGCGAGAGATTCGAGATGTATTGGATGAGGATGAGGCAGAGGAGCGAAGTTTAGAAGAGGCCGCTGGGAAGCAGGCTGTACCAGAACGGCCCCCAGCCCTGGCTGAGCTGCGGAGAGACCTGGAAAAGTATTTGGAAGCGCACGAGAAAGCCAGCTTCACCAACACCGAACTTCATCGAGCCATGAATCTGCACATCAGCAATCTGAGACTTCTTGGTGGACCACTAGACACCCTTAGAGAGGCATTGCCAAGACCTCAGCTTAGTGAGG ATGAGATGGCAGGTCTTCAGACTATGAAGAGAATTTTGGGTAAAGTGCAAGAAATGCGGGAGCAACGAAGCTCCCTAGAAAAGCAGCTTAGAGACCTCATTCAGCAGGATGACATCACTGCTTCTCTGGTTACAACTAACCGTGCTGACATGAAA AAAGTGTTTGAGGAGCAGCTTAGGAAGTATGGGCAGGTAAAATTATACCTTGATCAGAACCTGACAGCTCAAGAGAATATCCTGAAGGCGCTGACAGAAGCTAATGTACAGTATGCCACTGTGCGCAAGGGCTTGGCAGAAACTGAACACAA ATGGAACAGCACTGTACAGATGCTTGTGGCCTCCTATGAGGCCTATGAAGATCTAATGAAGAAATCTCAGGAGGGCAAAGAGTTTTATGAAGATCTGGAAACAAAGGCCTCTCGCCTGTTGGAGAAAGCCAAGACTGTCTGCAAAGCTCGAAAAGAAGAGAGACAAGCCTTAATGGAAAA AGAGCTAAAAAAAAAGGCACCCCAAAGACCCACTGCCCCAAAACCGCCCCCGAAGAAAGGCCAAAGTGTGGATCCTGCCAACTTCGATGACCCTGAACTGGCAGAGCTGAGTGCTGCTATCCTAGCCCTTGGTGGAGATCTCCCAGAAGAGCTACGCAGCTTGCCTCCTGAACTTACCATTCCACCGTCTGGTCATCCCGCTGCTAGCTCTATTCTGCGTTGGCCTGGAGCTAACTCTTCTTTACTCTACACACAACCCAGATTTCCTCCAAACTTACCGCCTCCTGAAGTTCTTGCTCAGATCTCCCGTTTCCCAAAACTTTCTCAGAGTTTCAGTCACAGTCTTCCCCAGCATCCTCTGGCACAGCAACAGTTCCCACAGCTGCCCAACCCTCAAGTCCTTCCACCACCATCTGTGTCTGGGTACTGCCCTCCATCTTCACAGAACCAACCCGGCCCACCAGTCACTCCAGTCCGACCTTCCACCACTACAGTGGATAGTGTACAGACTCCTATTCCTAGCTACAGTCCTGCATCTGTCCAGGCAGTTATGCCTCCTCTTGGCCAACACCAATCAATGCCACCAGTGTCATCAGTGTATGCAGCTCCACCTCAGATGACACCCCATGTCCAGTACATGCAACAACCTGTTGCTCCCATAAGACAGCCTCCACAGGCAATGCCAGGCCCTCATCCACAGCATCAACCTCAGCAGGTATTTGCTCAACAGGGTAGTCATAGTCAACCACAGTCATTCTACCCACCTGTACCAACTCAACAGCAAATGCCAAGACCTTTGCCTGGGCCACAGCCTCCACAGCATACTCAGCCTCAGTTCCCACAGTACATAGCTCAAGTAAGACAACCAGGAGCACCAAACTTTCATCAACCTCAAATCCAAGGACAGTTTGGAGCTCCAGCCACCCACATGCAGCCCCATCAGGGTTACCCCCCTGTCTCATTTGTCCCGAAGTCCCAAACTCCACAAGTTAACACTGTCCCCCCGGGCCAGATGCCCCATCCAGGCATATCCCCGCAGATGCCCCCATCCTCCCAACCAGTGTCAATGCCACACTTGGCTCATGTTAATCAGCAAATGCCTCCATCCTCCCAGCCAGTGCCCTCTATGTCAATGCCACACTTAGCCCATGTTAATCAACAAATTCCTCCTTCCTCCCAGCCAGTGCCCTCTGGGTCAATGCCACACTTAGCGCATGTCAGTCAACAGATTCCCCCTGCTTCACAGCCCCAAACAGCTCCCATCAATCAATTACCCCGTGCTCCTCACCCCCAGATACCCCCATCCTCTCATCATTTAGGCCCTGCTCCCCATATGCAGATACCTCCTGCCTCAAAACAGATGCCTCCTCCCCAACAGCCACAAATGCATGCGCCATCCACTCACATGTCTCCTTCCTCTCATCCACAAATGCCCGCAGTCTCCCAACCGCTATCTCACTGCCCCCAGTCACAGATAATCCCGACTCATCAACCCAACCAACAGCCAGCGTACCCAGCAGTCCCTCTGAGGCCTACTGTTCCTGTTCAACCTCACGGCCCTCTCTCATCACAGATACAAATGCACCCTAGCACTCCCTCACAGCATCTAAACCACCCTCATCCTCAAATCCCTCCCCAGTCTTGTCCTCCAGCACTCCCTCACAATATTTACAAACCTCAGCCAACCATTCCTTCTAGCTCTGTACCTTTGAGTTTCCCAGGAGGTGTTCCTATGGTGTCCAACCAGTCTGTGGCACCTCTGCAGCCTCAGTCCCAGCCACCCACTTCACAGCCTTTAGCCCCACAACAGCTACCGGGAGGCCCAATATCTTATGCTGTTCCACAAAGTGGAAACATTGCTCCTGGACCAATGCAGCATCCTGTAGCTGCTGCTCCCCCAGGGCCTCAAAGCATGATACCTCCATCCTCAGGAGCACCAGGGGCACCACAGCCTCATGTGCTACCTTCTCCTGCCCCATCACCTTCTCCCTCTCCTGGTCCTCCCTCGCTTGGTATTGTCACCCAGCGACCATCTCCTGCTCTTACCCCAGTTGGAGGAGCAACATTACCACAATCTTCAGTTCAGGCTCCAACACCCACTGGTCCCATGACTCCATCTGACTCCACTTTGTTTCAGCGACAGAACTCTAGTACTGATGACTTGCTTTCTTCAAGCCCCGAGAGCCAGCATGGAGGCACCAAGGACACCGCCAATGTTTTACTACCCACAAAAGCTGACCCTCAGGAGGAGCATCACAGAAAAAAAGCAGAGGGCGTAAGACTTATCCAGGGTGACCCTTACCAAGCACCAGAGAGGGTCTCGAAACTCAGTGCACAGCTAGGACGGTTTAAATCAACAGTCCAATCCTTAGAGCGCCCAACTTGGGAGGGAGGTCTGTCGAAACTTGATGCTCAATGGAAAGAGCTGCAAGAGCAGCAGGAGAAGGATACTCGCCAACTCTCTATTGCTATTGCTCGTTGCTACACTATGAAGAACCGCCATCAGGATGTGATGCCTTACGACTGCAATCGTGTTGTCTTGCACTCCGGTAAAGATGATTACATCAATGCCAGTTTCATTGAGGACCTGTCTCCATACTGCCCCCGGCTCATTGCAACACAGGCTCCCCTCACTGGCACAGCAGCCGACTTCTGGCTCATGGTTTATGAGCAGAAAGTTTCTGTAATTGTCATGTTAGTCTCTGAGCAAGAACTGGAGAAG CAAAAGGTGTTGCCATACTTTCCATCAGAGAGAGGCCAACAACTTGCTCAGGGGCCAATTACCCTTACCCTGACCACTCAGAAGAGCACTCCTACCCATATAGAGCGCATGATAGGACTGCAGTATCGGGATCAAAGTTTGAGACGCACCGTTGTACACCTACAGTTTACTTCATGGCCTGAACT GGGCCTTCCAGAGAGTAAAAGCAACCTCATCCGTTTCATTCAAGAAGTCCACGGACATTACCTGCTTCAGCGCCCACTACACACTCCAGTCGTAGTGCACTGCAG TTCTGGTGTTGGCCGTACTGGTGCCTTCTGTCTGCTTTATGCAGCTCTGCAAGAAATTGAAGCTGGCAATGACATACCTGACCTGATCCAGGTGGTAAGGAAGATGAGGCAGCAAAGGAAGAACATGCTGCAAGAAAAG CTTCACCTCAAATTTTGCTATGAGGCCGTTCTTAAGCACACAGAGCAGGTTCTGCAACGTCACGGCATTATTACATCCCCTTGCACCAGTACCCCAAATAACATTGCATTAAAG TCATACTCacgacaggaatctcaggacatTGTTCTGGGAGGAGACATGCCTATTAGTTCCATACAAGCCACCGTGGCCAAACTTAGCATTCGACCACCCAGTGTTGACCATGAACAAGAGCCCGGCCAAGACCAGATGCCCTCTATGTCTGAAGTGGCAAACACAGCAGAACCAGATCCAACAGATATGTCACTTCAGCCTTCTCAGGAGCCGCTTTGTTATGAAGCTATGCCTGATTCCATCAGTCCTCCTCTGTCTTGTACTTCTTCTCCAGGCAAGACGAAGTCGCCTTCGCCTCCTACCGGCCAAGGGAATGGGTTCACCGGGTCCACTCCTGCATCTCCCGTCTCAAATCACCACCCATCCATTGAAGCAgtgcctcgggctccttctccccCCACCTCCTCATCTTTAGACCTGCTTGCTTCTCTCACACCTGAAGCCTTTACTATGGACAGTGCCCATCGAGGCAAGCAGCGGTTTAACAAGCAAAGCTTCCTTCAGCCGCAGGAAGGCAAAGGCCTGCAGGGACCACCAGAAGGCGACGATCCGCTCAGTAGTTTGGATCCTCTATGGACGCtcaacaaaagctga